The Elusimicrobiota bacterium region GGCGAGCAACGGGCCTATTATTGGACACAGGACAACACGGCCACCACGGTCAACGCCCCCAACCGGTACCGGGCCTGGGCCGACGACTCGGCCAGCCCCGCGGCCTACGCGGCCCGGCTGAGGGCGGCGGGTTTCAGCCACGTGGCGGTCATCCCGCGCGAGGCCCGGCGCCTGGCCCCGGCGCTGGAGTCCTTCAACGAGCGGGGCGCGCGCAACTGGCTCGGATTGGAGTCGGGCTTCGTGGAGCCGGTGTTCCAGGGCCCGGCCTGCGCCATATACCGCCTGCGCTGACATGGCCACCCTAGCCGCGGGCTGGAAGCTCTACGCCATCGCCGTGGGGGCGGCCGCCGGCTTCTCTTTCCTGCTGACCCCCCTGGTGCGCTCCTTGGCCCTGCGCTTCGGCTGGATGGACGCGCCCTCCTCCTCGGTCAAGACCCACAAGGTCAGCACGCCGTCCATGGGAGGCGTGGCGATATTCCTGAGCTACGCCTCAACCTTGCTGCTTCTGCGCGCGTTCACGCGGTTCCCGAGCGGGACCCTGCACAGCCTGCGCGGCCTGATGGTGGGCGGCGCGTTGGTCTTCGCCATGGGCGTGGTCGACGACCTCAAGAAGACCCGCGGCCACGGCCTGCATTTCAAGCCCAAGTTCGTGGTGCAATGCCTGGCCGCGCTCTGCCTCCTGTACTTCGACATCCGCATCCATTTCATCAAGCCGGATTACCTGGCCGTCGGCCTGACCGTCCTTTGGGTGGTGGGCATCACCAACGCATTCAACATCATCGACATCATGGACGGTCTGAGCTCCAGCCAGGCCGTGGTGGCGGCGCTGGGCTTCCTCCTGATCTCTTTGCCAGCCGGGGATCTTTACATCAAATTCGCCTCCGCGGCCCTGGCCGGGGCCGCGCTGGGGTTCATCCCGTGGAACCTGTCCGCGCGGAGGAAGATCTTCATGGGCGATTCCGGGGCCATGACTTTGGGCTTCCTGCTGGCGGGAATCTCCCTCGGCACCCATCCCGGCGGCATCAACGATCTGGGCGTGTTCGCCCCGCTCCTGATCCTCTTCGTGCCCATGTACGACACGCTCTTCGTGATGTGGCTGCGCCTGCGCAAGGGGCAATCGCCCTTCCTGGGCTCCAAGGACCATTTCGCCCTGCGCCTGGAGAAGCTGGGCCACTCCCGCGGACGGATCGTGGCCCTCTCCGTCGCGGTGTCGGCCTTCCTGGGCTTCCTGGCCTTCCTGGTGACCCAGCTCTCCGTGCCTTACTCGGTGTGCATCTACGCCGCGGTCGCCATCGAGGTCCTCGTCCTGAGCAACGCCCTGGCCAAGGTGGACATCCATTGACGAGGACCGAAGTCCTCGTCCTGGGCGCGGGACTCTCCGGCCTCTCC contains the following coding sequences:
- a CDS encoding MraY family glycosyltransferase, which encodes MATLAAGWKLYAIAVGAAAGFSFLLTPLVRSLALRFGWMDAPSSSVKTHKVSTPSMGGVAIFLSYASTLLLLRAFTRFPSGTLHSLRGLMVGGALVFAMGVVDDLKKTRGHGLHFKPKFVVQCLAALCLLYFDIRIHFIKPDYLAVGLTVLWVVGITNAFNIIDIMDGLSSSQAVVAALGFLLISLPAGDLYIKFASAALAGAALGFIPWNLSARRKIFMGDSGAMTLGFLLAGISLGTHPGGINDLGVFAPLLILFVPMYDTLFVMWLRLRKGQSPFLGSKDHFALRLEKLGHSRGRIVALSVAVSAFLGFLAFLVTQLSVPYSVCIYAAVAIEVLVLSNALAKVDIH